One part of the Borrelia coriaceae genome encodes these proteins:
- a CDS encoding BTA121 domain-containing protein surface lipoprotein, with the protein MMKVKHLSLLIVLILMPLLLLLISCNSSTDLKKDTVDMVSNIRMQAYSEKREVKFHNVFDIFGLSYDDRQVMLKIQGVVTNPNIGKDKNYKTYTDSQFYDLINILGELRVKSIIKSYLEASKIQSNVQKAFEKALNNIYDDKKKLSLQSKLNDIKDGYNLNLKELFNERSVDDVYAKIANNTYMSQVIANANAQLSQLRSHVRGVANDKDVYLQLSANEQDVIDDIKGIVTNPAVAKDYDYETSTDSKFYDLLNTLDILKVREMIEAYLREARKRAEKYAEVKSIIDSIEDSVLREKLQKLLDDKHDLYKVTLKRIFNSSNSDFIYQEVVHGDYIPLFGDFRDDIAGIKNFEDIYKGLSSDEQALIEDIRSNDTERSKLKFKALLGRLGSKAISEIIAFHLNVLQEKEAAKSVLGNVPKGDEKEDLVQQFERYVYNYDLHLEWCFQDSNPYNRIKNSKYASNFTKIKEEALKLTPVNEVGNADGDLHIKDNK; encoded by the coding sequence ATGATGAAGGTTAAACATCTCAGTTTATTAATAGTATTAATATTAATGCCATTATTATTGCTACTAATAAGTTGTAATTCAAGTACTGACTTAAAGAAAGATACCGTAGACATGGTATCAAACATTAGAATGCAGGCTTATAGTGAAAAGCGTGAAGTTAAGTTTCATAATGTTTTCGATATATTTGGTTTATCATATGATGATAGACAGGTAATGCTTAAGATACAAGGAGTAGTAACTAATCCTAATATTGGGAAGGATAAAAATTATAAGACATATACTGATTCTCAGTTTTATGATTTAATCAATATTTTAGGTGAGCTTAGGGTTAAAAGCATTATAAAAAGTTATTTAGAAGCTTCTAAAATTCAAAGTAATGTCCAGAAGGCATTTGAGAAAGCTTTAAATAATATTTATGATGATAAGAAAAAATTGAGCTTGCAGAGTAAGCTTAATGATATTAAAGATGGTTATAATTTGAATTTAAAAGAATTATTTAATGAGCGTAGTGTTGATGATGTGTATGCTAAGATTGCAAATAATACTTATATGTCTCAAGTAATAGCTAATGCAAATGCTCAGCTATCTCAGCTTAGATCGCATGTTAGAGGTGTTGCTAATGATAAGGATGTATATCTGCAACTTTCAGCCAATGAGCAAGATGTAATTGATGATATTAAAGGCATAGTAACTAATCCTGCTGTTGCTAAGGATTACGATTATGAGACATCTACTGATTCTAAGTTTTATGATTTATTAAATACTCTAGATATTCTTAAAGTTAGGGAAATGATAGAAGCTTATCTAAGAGAAGCAAGAAAGAGAGCTGAGAAGTACGCAGAGGTTAAGAGCATTATTGATAGTATTGAAGATAGTGTTTTAAGAGAAAAATTGCAAAAACTACTTGATGATAAGCATGACCTTTACAAGGTAACTTTAAAGAGGATCTTCAATAGCTCTAACTCTGATTTTATATATCAAGAAGTTGTGCATGGTGATTATATTCCTCTTTTTGGTGATTTTAGAGACGATATTGCAGGCATTAAAAATTTTGAAGATATATATAAAGGGCTTTCAAGTGACGAGCAAGCTTTAATTGAGGATATAAGAAGTAATGATACAGAGCGCTCTAAGTTAAAATTTAAGGCATTGTTGGGTCGTTTGGGTTCCAAGGCGATTAGCGAGATTATAGCCTTTCATTTAAATGTTCTTCAAGAAAAAGAAGCTGCTAAATCAGTTTTAGGCAATGTTCCTAAAGGGGATGAAAAGGAAGATTTGGTACAGCAATTTGAAAGATATGTTTATAATTATGACCTCCATTTAGAATGGTGCTTTCAGGATAGTAATCCTTATAATAGAATCAAGAATAGTAAATATGCTAGTAATTTTACTAAGATTAAAGAAGAGGCTTTAAAACTCACCCCAGTAAATGAGGTGGGTAATGCTGATGGTGATCTTCATATTAAGGATAATAAATAA